A single Bacteroidales bacterium DNA region contains:
- a CDS encoding hydroxymyristoyl-ACP dehydratase, translated as MEAKAMSSEMLHKQLLERMPYAPPFFFIDKIIEIDEKKVTATYYFSENLDFYKGHFKHKPVTPGVIQLEAMGQVGCVLHGIYLLGLHKNNLPFEPVLGLMEGNFFQPLYPNSLVTIESELQYFRQNYVSSICHIYDEQHKLMSMAKIQCSFLIYE; from the coding sequence ATGGAGGCGAAAGCAATGTCTTCTGAAATGCTACATAAACAATTATTGGAGCGAATGCCTTACGCTCCTCCCTTCTTTTTCATTGATAAAATCATTGAAATAGACGAAAAAAAAGTGACAGCCACCTATTATTTTTCTGAAAATTTAGATTTTTACAAAGGGCATTTTAAACACAAACCCGTTACTCCCGGTGTTATTCAATTAGAAGCCATGGGGCAAGTTGGTTGTGTTTTACATGGTATTTACTTATTAGGTTTACACAAGAATAATTTACCTTTTGAACCCGTACTAGGCTTAATGGAAGGTAATTTTTTTCAACCCCTTTATCCCAATAGCCTTGTTACTATAGAAAGTGAATTACAATACTTTCGCCAAAATTATGTTTCATCTATTTGTCATATTTACGACGAACAACACAAACTAATGTCAATGGCAAAAATTCAATGCAGTTTTTTAATTTATGAATAA
- a CDS encoding SDR family oxidoreductase yields the protein MKQKYWAFILGGSSGMGLASAKALAQKGYNLLIAHRDGRIGTKAFQDDLSLWKPSNVDVITVNANANTSEGKEQIKQAIRQLPEHSIKIFLHSVADGHIKPLFDQEIFLSEEDLLYTVNSMGLSFVTWSQWLFQNHFFATKAKIFGFTSEGSRRVIPHYAAVGTAKAVLETMCKYMAYELAPHQISVNLLCPGVVNTKAIRVFPNTADFIEQITEKNPYKRLTTPEDVANVLVALSSDETNWLNGETIHIDGGESNVF from the coding sequence ATGAAACAAAAATATTGGGCATTTATTTTAGGAGGCTCGAGTGGCATGGGGCTTGCGAGCGCCAAAGCTCTTGCACAAAAAGGTTATAACTTGTTAATTGCACATCGTGATGGACGTATAGGAACAAAAGCTTTTCAAGACGATTTAAGCCTCTGGAAACCATCAAATGTTGATGTAATAACTGTAAATGCAAACGCCAACACCTCCGAGGGGAAAGAGCAAATCAAACAGGCAATCCGTCAATTGCCCGAACATTCCATCAAGATTTTTCTCCACTCCGTCGCTGATGGACATATAAAACCCTTGTTCGACCAAGAAATTTTTCTTTCTGAAGAAGATTTGCTTTATACGGTTAATTCTATGGGATTGAGTTTTGTAACATGGTCACAATGGTTATTTCAAAATCACTTTTTTGCAACAAAGGCTAAAATCTTTGGTTTTACAAGTGAAGGTAGTCGAAGAGTTATTCCCCACTATGCTGCTGTGGGGACCGCCAAGGCTGTTTTAGAAACCATGTGCAAATATATGGCTTACGAACTTGCCCCGCATCAAATATCGGTCAATTTACTTTGTCCGGGCGTTGTTAATACCAAAGCTATTCGCGTTTTCCCCAATACGGCTGATTTCATCGAACAAATCACCGAAAAAAATCCTTATAAACGACTTACTACACCCGAAGATGTAGCAAACGTGCTAGTTGCTCTAAGCTCTGACGAAACAAATTGGCTTAACGGAGAAACCATTCACATAGATGGAGGCGAAAGCAATGTCTTCTGA